A window from Hoeflea sp. IMCC20628 encodes these proteins:
- the accD gene encoding acetyl-CoA carboxylase, carboxyltransferase subunit beta, with translation MNWITNYVRPKINSMLGRREVPENLWIKCPETGEMVFHSDLEENHFVIPASGYHMKMTAEARLKHMFDEGKYELLPSPKVPQDPLKFRDSKKYSDRLRENRTKTGLEDSIVAAHGAVQGVEIVACVHDFSFMGGSLGIAAGEAIIQAFEAAIARNCPLVMFPASGGARMQEGILSLMQLPRTTVAVEMLKEAGLPYIVVLTNPTTGGVSASYAMLGDVHLAEPGAEICFAGKRVIEQTIREKLPEGFQTSEYLLDHGMIDMVVHRHDIPATVARLLRIFLKMDAPAPAALPAPVELAEPVPAEAAE, from the coding sequence TTGAACTGGATTACCAACTACGTCAGGCCAAAGATCAATTCGATGCTCGGCCGCCGCGAGGTGCCGGAGAATCTCTGGATCAAGTGCCCCGAAACCGGGGAAATGGTGTTCCATAGCGATCTGGAAGAAAACCATTTCGTCATCCCTGCCTCCGGCTACCACATGAAAATGACAGCCGAAGCACGGCTCAAGCACATGTTTGACGAGGGGAAATACGAACTCCTGCCTTCACCAAAAGTGCCGCAGGATCCGCTCAAATTCCGCGATTCAAAAAAATACAGCGATCGGCTGCGGGAAAACCGGACCAAGACCGGCCTCGAAGATTCGATCGTCGCAGCCCATGGCGCGGTGCAAGGCGTCGAAATTGTTGCCTGCGTGCATGATTTTTCGTTCATGGGTGGTTCTCTCGGCATCGCCGCCGGCGAAGCCATCATCCAGGCCTTCGAAGCCGCGATCGCCCGCAATTGCCCGCTGGTGATGTTTCCTGCGTCTGGCGGCGCCCGCATGCAGGAAGGCATCCTGTCGCTGATGCAATTGCCGCGCACCACCGTAGCGGTTGAAATGCTCAAGGAAGCCGGCCTGCCCTACATCGTGGTGCTGACCAATCCGACCACCGGCGGCGTCTCCGCCTCCTATGCCATGCTCGGCGACGTGCATCTGGCCGAACCCGGTGCCGAAATCTGCTTTGCCGGCAAACGGGTGATCGAGCAGACCATCCGGGAGAAACTCCCAGAAGGCTTCCAGACATCAGAATATCTGCTCGATCACGGCATGATCGACATGGTGGTGCACCGCCACGACATTCCGGCGACGGTTGCGCGCTTGCTGAGGATTTTCCTCAAGATGGATGCGCCGGCACCAGCAGCACTTCCTGCGCCTGTTGAACTTGCTGAGCCCGTACCGGCCGAGGCCGCGGAATAG
- the trpA gene encoding tryptophan synthase subunit alpha — MTTRIDTRFEKLKAEGRPALVTYFMGGDPDYDTSLKIMQALPGAGSDVIELGMPFSDPMADGPAIQMAGQRALKGGQTLKKTLALAADFRKGDNETPIVLMGYYNPIYIYGVDRFLVDAIEAGIDGLIVVDLPPEMDEELCLPALKAGLNFIRLATPTTDDKRLPRVLSNTSGFVYYVSMNGITGSAIADTSKVNEAVDRIKSHTNLPVCVGFGVKTAEQARAIGQSADGVVVGTAIVNQIANTLDAKNAATTDTVESVVTMVRGLATGVRAARLAPTQ, encoded by the coding sequence ATGACCACTCGCATCGATACCCGTTTTGAAAAACTCAAGGCCGAAGGCCGGCCGGCGCTGGTGACCTATTTCATGGGCGGTGATCCCGACTACGACACCTCGCTGAAGATCATGCAGGCACTACCGGGCGCCGGCTCCGACGTGATCGAACTTGGCATGCCGTTCTCCGATCCGATGGCCGACGGTCCGGCGATCCAGATGGCCGGACAGCGGGCGCTGAAAGGCGGCCAGACGCTCAAGAAGACGCTGGCGCTGGCTGCTGACTTCCGCAAGGGAGACAATGAGACACCGATCGTGCTGATGGGCTATTACAACCCGATCTACATCTATGGTGTCGACCGGTTTCTGGTGGATGCCATAGAGGCCGGAATCGACGGGCTGATCGTGGTTGATCTGCCGCCGGAGATGGATGAGGAATTGTGCCTGCCTGCGCTGAAAGCCGGGCTGAATTTCATCCGCCTGGCAACGCCGACCACCGACGACAAGCGGCTGCCGCGGGTGTTGAGCAATACTTCGGGCTTTGTCTATTACGTGTCGATGAACGGCATCACCGGCTCAGCCATTGCCGACACATCAAAGGTCAATGAGGCTGTCGACCGGATAAAGAGCCACACAAATTTGCCGGTCTGCGTCGGTTTTGGCGTCAAGACCGCCGAACAGGCGCGAGCCATCGGACAGTCGGCGGACGGCGTGGTGGTTGGCACCGCGATCGTCAACCAGATCGCCAATACGCTTGATGCCAAGAATGCGGCAACCACCGACACGGTCGAGAGTGTCGTCACCATGGTGCGCGGTCTTGCCACCGGCGTGCGCGCCGCACGTCTTGCACCGACGCAATAA